Proteins encoded by one window of Pelecanus crispus isolate bPelCri1 chromosome 8, bPelCri1.pri, whole genome shotgun sequence:
- the ZNF346 gene encoding zinc finger protein 346: protein MADGAGSNGDAAGLPVGKEAVDRLIRENGHIFTEAQCKVCSALLISESQRLAHYQSKKHANKVRRYLSIHGGEELAHGKKMKLDAKQDSKQEGSSGEDRNKCCPICNMTFSSPAVATSHYLGKTHAKNMKQQSPKVEEAVPPQKHPATLPTSTVSSNEENKDITDPDKFCSLCHATFNNPLMAKQHYVGKKHRKQETKHKLMAHYGRTPDASASSFMAGKGYPCSTCNIVLNSIEQYQAHISGFKHKNQMPGAVPVVGPFPPQQYVREESTAPGGYSYFSQDF from the exons atggcGGACGGGGCGGGTAGCAACGGGGacgccgcggggctgccggtggGCAAGGAGGCCG TGGACCGCCTGATCCGGGAGAACGGGCACATCTTCACCGAGGCCCAGTGCAAGGTGTGCAGCGCCCTGCTCATCTCCGAGTCCCAGAGGCTGGCCCACTACCAG AGCAAGAAGCACGCCAACAAGGTGAGGCGGTACCTGTCCATCCACGGCGGAGAGGAGCTCGCCCACGGGAAGAAGATGAAGCTGGATGCAAAGCAG GACAGCaagcaggaaggcagcagtggGGAAGACAGGAACAAGTGTTGTCCCATCTGCAACATGACCTTTTCCTCTCCGGCTGTGGCAACATCTCACTACTTGGGCAAGACTCATGCCAAGAACATGAAGCAGCAGTCCCCCAAAGTGGAAG AAGCGGTGCCCCCACAGAAACATCCTGCTACCCTCCCCACATCTACCGTGTCTTCTAACGAAGAGAACAAGGACATTACTGACCCAGACAAGTTCTGTAGCCTCTGCCATGCCACTTTCAACAACCCCCTTATGGCAAAACAGCATTATGTAGGGAAGAAGCACAGAAAGCAGGAGACCAAACACAAGCTGATGGCACACTATGGCCGAACACCTGATGCATCGGCATCGTCCTTCATGG CTGGGAAGGGGTACCCCTGCAGCACATGTAACATAGTACTGAACTCCATAGAGCAGTATCAAGCTCACATCAGTGGCTTCAAACACAAGAATCA GATGCCAGGAGCAGTGCCAGTTGTTGGACCGTTCCCGCCACAGCAGTATGTCCGGGAAGAGTCAACTGCCCCAGGAGGCTACAGTTATTTCAGCCAAGACTTCTAG